The following are encoded in a window of Panicum virgatum strain AP13 chromosome 5N, P.virgatum_v5, whole genome shotgun sequence genomic DNA:
- the LOC120673540 gene encoding cyclic phosphodiesterase-like — protein sequence MLLLGGKTYSSIALAPSPCSPPCHSLRLTPLPRFRLRPHRRSVSTRMDPADQSLEKVYSVWALPPAPVRDRLPHIMEGLRAAHDGPAFEPHAMVVGDLRSRRSTSIEVLHTAAAAAVQPYTARVTGVSRGSFFYQCVYLLLEPTPEVVAASDHCCGHFGYKRKTPYMSHVSLLYGDLTDEEEARKKVEELDKDIYGLEFEISELALYRTD from the exons ATGCTTCTCCTCGGCGGCAAAACATATTCTTCCATTGCGCTTGCGCCCTCCCCGTGCTCTCCACCTTGCCATTCGCTGCGCCTGACCCCGCTCCCCCGTTTCCGACTTCGACCTCACCGCCGGTCAGTCTCAACCCGCATGGACCCCGCCGACCAGTCGCTGGAGAAGGTGTACTCCGTGTGGGCTCTCCCGCCGGCGCCTGTCCGCGACCGCCTCCCCCACATTATGGAGGGCCTGCGCGCCGCGCACGACGGCCCCGCCTTCGAGCCGCACGCAATGGTCGTCGGAGACTTACGTAGCCGCCGATCGACATCCATCGAGGTgctccacaccgccgccgccgccgccgtccagccctaCACCGCCCGTGTCACGGGGGTCTCCCGCGGCAGCTTCTTCTACCAGTGCGTCTACCTTCTCCTCGAGCCCACCCCCGAG GTGGTGGCAGCGAGCGATCACTGTTGTGGCCACTTCGGTTATAAGAGGAAGACTC CATACATGTCGCACGTCAGCCTCTTATACGGAGACCTGACAGATGAGGAGGAGGCAAGGAAGAAGGTAGAGGAGCTGGACAAGGATATCTATGGATTGGAGTTCGAGATCTCTGAGCTTGCACTCTATAGAACAGACTAG
- the LOC120671805 gene encoding protein RICE FLOWERING LOCUS T 1-like: protein MDPLVMAHVIQDVLEPFTPTVPLRITYNNRLLLAGAELKPSAVLSKPRVDLGGNDMRAFYTLVLIDPDAPSPSNPSLRQYLHWMVIDIPETTNISFGKELVLYERPEPRYGIHRMVFVLFRQLGRGTVFAPEMRHNFNCRSFARQYHLNIAAATYFNCQREAGSGGRRFRDE from the exons ATGGATCCTTTGGTTATGGCTCATGTCATACAGGATGTGTTGGAGCCCTTTACACCAACCGTTCCACTCAGAATAACGTACAACAACAGGCTACTTCTAGCAGGTGCTGAGCTAAAGCCATCTGCGGTTTTAAGTAAACCACGAGTTGATCTTGGTGGCAATGACATGAGGGCTTTCTACACCCTG GTACTGATTGACCCCGATGCCCCAAGTCCGAGCAATCCCTCTCTAAGGCAGTACTTGCACTG GATGGTGATAGATATTCCTGAAACAACTAACATCAGCTTTG GCAAAGAGCTAGTACTTTATGAGAGACCAGAGCCAAGATATGGCATCCACAGGATGGTATTTGTGCTGTTCCGGCAACTTGGCAGGGGCACAGTTTTTGCACCAGAAATGCGTCACAACTTCAACTGCAGAAGCTTTGCACGGCAATACCACCTCAATATTGCCGCTGCCACATATTTCAACTGTCAAAGGGAAGCTGGGTCAGGCGGAAGAAGGTTTAGGGATGAGTAG